In Persicimonas caeni, a single window of DNA contains:
- a CDS encoding carbon starvation CstA family protein: MNAAVATAIAFAGYVAGYLIYSRYLSERVFELRDDVKTPAHALRDGVDYVPTRPGVLFGHHYASIAGLAPMLGPAVAVIWGWLPAMCWVVVGALFVGCVHDFGALVVSVRAKGKSIGKVAEGLIGPRAKTLLHIIIFFLVALAMGVFVYVIALLFSPNPGSDTTIFGYLGTLFAGSAGPVASEPPGAASFPQAIIPSFGLMLIAATIGWLGFKKGVSWKVMTPIGFVLLLVLIWVAQLDSVMAATMLADPDIAPGTAGWSHVLLFYAFLASVLPVWSLLQPRDFLNCLLLYLGLGSVYLGLFVMAPEFSAPAVRPNPEGAPSLFPFVFIVIACGAASGFHSLVSSGTSAKQLDRETDARLIGYGGMIGESLLGLVAVLATTAGITSVAEWNEAYANWGQAGSLGAKIGNFINGCATFLGSLGIPKEIGASFISVFVVSYALTSLDSATRLLRYNVEEIGETLGLKFFDNRYLSSMVAVGAIGFFAFYEVDGKPAGLVLWQLFGTTNQIMAALALLVVTLYLLVRQKPWWVAGIPMVGMLVTTITAMFSNAKTFLEGENWLLFGVGTFLLVLALWLVVEAGLAVARYRERQEKVEALDIDI, encoded by the coding sequence GTGAACGCCGCCGTCGCCACCGCCATCGCCTTTGCCGGCTATGTCGCCGGCTACCTTATCTACAGCCGCTACCTGTCCGAGCGGGTCTTCGAGTTGCGCGACGACGTCAAAACCCCGGCGCACGCGCTTCGCGACGGGGTCGACTACGTGCCGACCCGCCCAGGCGTGCTCTTCGGCCACCACTACGCGTCCATCGCCGGGCTGGCGCCGATGCTCGGCCCCGCCGTGGCGGTGATCTGGGGGTGGCTGCCGGCGATGTGCTGGGTGGTCGTCGGAGCCCTGTTCGTTGGCTGCGTGCACGACTTCGGCGCGCTGGTCGTCAGCGTGCGCGCCAAGGGAAAGAGCATCGGCAAGGTCGCCGAGGGATTGATCGGTCCGCGGGCGAAGACCCTGCTTCACATCATCATCTTCTTTTTGGTGGCGCTGGCCATGGGCGTCTTCGTCTACGTCATCGCCCTGCTCTTCAGCCCCAACCCCGGCAGCGACACGACGATCTTCGGCTACCTGGGCACCCTGTTCGCCGGCTCCGCGGGCCCCGTGGCCAGCGAGCCGCCGGGGGCAGCCTCCTTCCCGCAGGCGATCATCCCGTCGTTCGGGTTGATGCTCATCGCGGCGACCATCGGCTGGCTCGGCTTCAAGAAGGGCGTCTCCTGGAAGGTGATGACGCCCATCGGCTTCGTGCTACTGCTCGTGCTCATCTGGGTCGCCCAGCTCGACTCGGTGATGGCGGCGACGATGCTCGCGGATCCTGACATCGCGCCGGGCACCGCCGGATGGAGCCACGTGCTCCTTTTCTACGCCTTCTTGGCGTCGGTGTTGCCCGTGTGGAGTCTCTTGCAGCCGCGTGACTTCTTGAACTGCCTTCTGCTCTATCTGGGCCTGGGCAGCGTCTACCTGGGCCTCTTCGTCATGGCCCCGGAGTTCTCCGCCCCGGCGGTGCGCCCCAACCCGGAAGGGGCGCCGAGCCTGTTCCCGTTCGTCTTCATCGTCATCGCCTGCGGGGCGGCCTCGGGCTTTCACAGTTTGGTGTCGAGCGGCACCTCGGCCAAGCAGCTCGACCGCGAGACCGACGCCCGGCTCATCGGCTACGGCGGCATGATCGGCGAGTCGCTGCTGGGGCTGGTGGCCGTGCTGGCGACCACCGCCGGCATCACCAGCGTGGCCGAGTGGAACGAGGCGTACGCCAACTGGGGTCAGGCGGGGTCGCTGGGCGCCAAGATCGGCAACTTCATCAACGGCTGCGCCACCTTTTTGGGCTCCCTGGGGATCCCCAAAGAAATCGGCGCGTCGTTTATCAGCGTCTTTGTGGTCAGCTACGCGCTCACTTCGCTCGACAGCGCCACGCGCCTGCTGCGCTACAACGTCGAGGAGATCGGCGAGACGCTGGGGCTGAAGTTCTTCGACAACCGGTACTTGTCGAGCATGGTCGCCGTGGGCGCGATCGGGTTCTTCGCCTTCTACGAGGTCGACGGTAAGCCGGCGGGCCTGGTGTTGTGGCAGCTCTTCGGGACCACCAACCAGATCATGGCCGCCCTGGCGTTGCTGGTCGTCACGCTGTACCTGCTGGTGCGCCAAAAGCCCTGGTGGGTCGCCGGAATCCCGATGGTGGGCATGCTCGTGACTACCATCACGGCGATGTTCTCGAACGCGAAGACATTCTTGGAGGGCGAAAACTGGCTGCTCTTCGGGGTGGGCACCTTCTTGCTGGTGCTCGCGCTGTGGCTGGTCGTCGAGGCAGGTCTGGCAGTGGCGCGCTACCGAGAGCGCCAAGAAAAGGTCGAAGCGCTCGACATCGATATCTGA
- a CDS encoding aminotransferase class I/II-fold pyridoxal phosphate-dependent enzyme, whose protein sequence is MKNIDPLKFSLADFGWNDNPDVLAPPEDFQEWSHDPAVAMGMSLYEQPLQSSPKPRTRIRNGFDGEERDTINLTSYNYLGLSTHPEVVEAAKQAADEYGLSASGAAMLSGTFDLHEEFAQQLADFKQKDACMLFSSGLGGNMGAMQGLLRKGDVLVIDSKCHRSVVDGGTLSGAKLATFDHNDAEHLDAVLDKYSDKRKLVVVEGVYSMDGDLCDLPAINEVCKAHQTPIYIDEAHSTLMFGENGRGVAEHFGLEDQVGISFGTLSKSFGGVGGFVCANEAIIRYMKYYASPFQFSCALPPPIVAGMMKSLEVATRDSTLRDKMWDNVAYFKENLEALNLDLGETESQIIPIIIGSDGRQLYSMAIQCQQRGLFLQPVDFPAVEAHARRFRISVSSQLTKEDIDEACNIIEDVIAKPLGTVGG, encoded by the coding sequence ATGAAGAATATCGACCCCTTAAAATTCAGCCTGGCCGACTTTGGTTGGAACGATAACCCGGACGTGCTCGCCCCGCCGGAGGACTTCCAAGAGTGGTCCCACGACCCGGCCGTGGCGATGGGCATGAGCCTGTACGAGCAACCGCTGCAAAGCTCGCCCAAACCGCGCACGCGCATCCGCAACGGCTTCGACGGCGAAGAGCGCGACACGATCAACCTGACCTCGTACAACTACCTGGGCCTGTCGACCCACCCCGAGGTCGTCGAGGCAGCCAAGCAGGCGGCGGACGAGTACGGGTTGAGCGCGTCGGGCGCGGCGATGCTGTCGGGGACCTTCGATCTGCACGAGGAGTTCGCCCAACAGTTGGCCGACTTCAAGCAGAAGGACGCCTGCATGCTCTTTTCGAGCGGGCTGGGCGGCAATATGGGGGCGATGCAGGGGCTTTTGCGCAAGGGCGACGTGCTGGTGATCGACTCGAAGTGCCACCGCAGCGTGGTCGACGGCGGCACGCTGTCGGGCGCCAAGCTGGCCACCTTCGATCACAACGACGCCGAGCACCTCGACGCGGTGCTCGACAAGTATAGCGACAAGCGCAAGTTGGTGGTCGTCGAGGGCGTCTATTCGATGGACGGCGACCTGTGCGACCTGCCTGCCATCAACGAGGTATGTAAGGCGCACCAGACCCCCATCTACATCGACGAGGCTCACTCGACGCTGATGTTCGGTGAGAACGGGCGCGGCGTGGCCGAGCATTTCGGTCTGGAAGACCAGGTGGGCATCAGCTTCGGCACGCTGAGCAAGTCGTTTGGCGGCGTCGGCGGCTTCGTGTGCGCCAACGAAGCGATCATTCGCTACATGAAGTACTACGCCTCACCGTTCCAGTTCTCGTGCGCCCTTCCGCCCCCCATCGTGGCGGGGATGATGAAATCGCTCGAGGTCGCCACCCGCGACTCGACGTTGCGCGACAAGATGTGGGACAACGTGGCGTACTTCAAAGAGAACCTGGAGGCGCTCAACCTCGATCTGGGCGAGACCGAGTCGCAGATCATCCCGATCATCATCGGCTCGGACGGCCGCCAACTCTACTCGATGGCCATCCAGTGCCAGCAGCGCGGCCTCTTCTTGCAGCCCGTCGACTTCCCGGCGGTCGAGGCGCACGCGCGCCGCTTCCGCATCTCGGTCTCCTCGCAGCTGACCAAAGAGGATATCGACGAGGCGTGCAACATCATCGAAGACGTCATCGCCAAGCCGTTGGGTACGGTCGGCGGTTAG
- a CDS encoding phosphopantetheine-binding protein — MTKDEVVAVIRKNVVEHLDDVEEEDLEFADSFRDFGANSLDMLEVVTASMREMNIKVPRAELAEIETIDGLADKFMQYV, encoded by the coding sequence ATGACCAAAGACGAAGTGGTAGCCGTGATTCGCAAGAACGTGGTCGAGCACCTCGACGACGTCGAAGAAGAAGACCTGGAGTTCGCCGACTCGTTCCGCGACTTCGGCGCCAACAGCCTGGACATGCTCGAGGTGGTCACCGCCTCGATGCGCGAGATGAACATCAAGGTGCCGCGCGCCGAACTCGCCGAGATCGAGACGATCGACGGGCTCGCCGACAAATTCATGCAGTATGTCTGA
- a CDS encoding GNAT family N-acetyltransferase: MFRLDSTKKDAQSAVAVRPVISLRDRHRFIRFPHRLYADDPNYCAPLDAMVWEQTSRRLNPWFEHGEAQFYLAFRGDRVVGRISAQVDQMHLKQHDDGAGFFGFFEVEEDPEAARALLTTAEDWCRSRGMERIRGPFSLSINEESGLLVDGFDTPNYIMMPHGRPYYDEFVTGAGFEKAMDLYAWQYSRERIPEYAFEMADAAKDHPGVTIRDLDMDNIERDVRIIMDIFNEAWSKNWGFVPLTEAELDKMAQEFKLIVDPELCMIAEVDGDPAAMTVALPNINEAFRDLDGKLLPGGWAKVLYRLKVKSPKTFRCVLLGIRKKYRKVAMGGLSVLLYTTIYKRAFDKGYELAEAGWTLETNKGINQGMELMGAERYKTYRVYEKEL, translated from the coding sequence GTGTTTCGACTCGATTCGACAAAGAAGGACGCTCAATCTGCGGTGGCAGTACGCCCGGTGATTTCGCTTCGCGACCGCCACCGGTTCATCCGCTTTCCCCACCGGCTCTACGCCGACGACCCCAACTACTGCGCTCCGCTCGACGCCATGGTCTGGGAGCAGACCTCGCGCCGGCTCAACCCCTGGTTCGAGCACGGCGAGGCCCAGTTCTACCTGGCCTTTCGCGGTGACCGCGTCGTCGGGCGCATCAGCGCGCAGGTCGACCAGATGCACCTCAAGCAGCACGACGACGGCGCTGGCTTCTTCGGCTTCTTCGAGGTCGAAGAGGATCCCGAGGCGGCGCGCGCGTTGTTGACCACGGCCGAGGACTGGTGTCGCTCGCGAGGAATGGAGCGCATTCGCGGCCCGTTTTCCCTGTCGATCAACGAGGAGTCGGGCCTGCTCGTCGACGGGTTCGACACGCCCAACTACATCATGATGCCCCACGGGCGCCCCTACTACGACGAGTTCGTCACGGGGGCGGGCTTCGAGAAGGCCATGGACCTGTACGCCTGGCAATACAGCCGCGAGCGCATCCCGGAGTACGCCTTCGAGATGGCCGACGCCGCCAAAGATCACCCGGGCGTGACCATTCGCGACCTCGATATGGACAATATCGAGCGCGACGTGCGCATCATCATGGACATCTTCAACGAGGCCTGGTCGAAGAACTGGGGGTTTGTGCCCCTGACCGAGGCCGAGCTCGACAAGATGGCCCAGGAGTTCAAGCTCATCGTCGATCCCGAGTTGTGCATGATCGCCGAGGTAGACGGCGACCCGGCTGCGATGACCGTGGCGCTTCCCAACATCAACGAGGCGTTCCGCGACCTCGACGGCAAGCTGTTGCCGGGCGGCTGGGCCAAGGTGCTGTATCGACTCAAGGTCAAGAGCCCCAAGACCTTCCGCTGCGTGCTGCTCGGCATCCGCAAAAAGTACCGCAAGGTCGCCATGGGCGGGCTGAGCGTGCTCCTCTACACCACGATCTACAAGCGCGCCTTCGACAAGGGCTACGAGTTGGCCGAAGCCGGGTGGACCTTGGAGACCAACAAGGGCATCAACCAGGGCATGGAGCTGATGGGCGCCGAGCGTTACAAGACGTACCGGGTCTACGAAAAGGAGCTCTAG
- a CDS encoding NAD-dependent epimerase/dehydratase family protein yields MRVFVTGGTGFVGSHVVERLVDRGHDPLCLIRKTSNTAHLDELGVDTHVGSLADVQTMRAAVEDADAVVHIAGVIKVREFDDFYTINGEATGELGRLAAEVNPDLERFVYVSSVSAQGPSDGPEPRPHDRTPQPVSHYGRSKLLGEERLEPLVDALPLTIFRPPPVYGPRDYEMLAAFQMAKYGIAPVYGDGEGYLSLIHVHDLARAIVKALEADHPSGSVFAIDDGEVHTWKTLTRDFGRAMGKEPRHVCVPRVLFHAAGHVSEAFGRLTNRATIFNTDKVAEMAQGSWVCGSVQLRELLDWQPRWPIEKGARQTAEWYLEEGWI; encoded by the coding sequence ATGCGCGTCTTCGTCACAGGCGGAACAGGTTTTGTCGGCTCTCATGTGGTCGAGCGACTCGTCGACCGGGGCCACGATCCGCTGTGCCTGATTCGCAAAACGTCGAATACCGCCCACCTCGACGAGCTCGGCGTCGACACTCACGTCGGCTCGCTGGCCGACGTGCAGACGATGCGCGCGGCCGTCGAAGACGCCGACGCGGTGGTCCACATCGCCGGCGTCATCAAGGTGCGCGAGTTCGACGACTTCTACACCATCAACGGCGAGGCCACCGGCGAGCTCGGCCGGCTGGCCGCCGAGGTCAACCCCGACCTCGAGCGCTTCGTCTACGTATCGAGCGTCAGCGCCCAGGGCCCGTCCGACGGGCCCGAGCCGCGCCCCCACGACCGCACGCCGCAACCCGTGAGTCATTACGGGCGCAGCAAGCTGCTGGGCGAGGAGCGCCTCGAGCCGCTGGTCGACGCGCTTCCCCTCACCATCTTTCGTCCCCCGCCTGTCTACGGCCCGCGCGACTACGAGATGCTCGCCGCCTTCCAGATGGCCAAATACGGCATCGCCCCGGTCTACGGCGACGGGGAGGGCTATTTGAGCCTGATTCACGTCCACGACCTCGCCCGCGCCATCGTCAAGGCGCTGGAGGCCGACCACCCGAGCGGCTCGGTCTTCGCGATCGACGACGGCGAGGTGCATACCTGGAAGACGCTCACCCGCGACTTCGGCCGGGCGATGGGCAAAGAGCCGCGCCACGTGTGTGTGCCGCGCGTGCTCTTTCACGCCGCCGGCCACGTCAGCGAAGCTTTTGGGCGGCTGACCAACCGTGCTACGATTTTCAACACGGACAAGGTCGCCGAGATGGCGCAGGGCAGTTGGGTTTGCGGCAGTGTCCAGCTGCGTGAGCTTCTCGATTGGCAGCCCCGATGGCCGATCGAGAAGGGCGCGCGTCAGACGGCCGAATGGTATCTCGAGGAGGGCTGGATTTGA
- a CDS encoding helix-turn-helix transcriptional regulator produces the protein MIGIQRELVGVVEAAYRLELERHSWLQGLADVLATMARQLPGLMVYVYDASTPEAGAIVEDYALHGLPESFGEATVELNINTAPHMVREVYHRGIICSTVSEILAPHGMSPEEHPLTGRLNRRIHIADCWGVSGSNPDGRGVGIAAPLLEVSALPEEVRELWGLVGVHLATAYRLRRGVEANRAEPEAAILDPGGKLVHAEGDAADGEAREALERATRRIDRARSGPLRHEPAEALPMWRGLVEGRWSLVDRWDSDGRRYVVAHPNDPHFDEPQKLTDRERQVVAYASQGDTNARISYSLGLDEPTVEALLHSALAKLGFDSRERLGELRRFFEDPS, from the coding sequence ATGATTGGCATCCAACGAGAGCTGGTGGGAGTGGTCGAGGCGGCCTATCGGCTGGAACTCGAACGGCACTCTTGGCTGCAGGGCTTGGCCGATGTCCTCGCGACGATGGCGCGACAACTGCCCGGCTTGATGGTCTACGTGTACGACGCGAGCACTCCCGAGGCGGGAGCAATCGTCGAGGACTACGCGTTGCACGGGCTGCCGGAGTCCTTCGGTGAGGCCACCGTCGAGCTCAACATCAACACCGCTCCTCATATGGTGCGCGAGGTTTACCACCGCGGCATCATCTGCTCGACGGTCAGCGAGATTCTGGCTCCCCACGGCATGTCGCCGGAAGAACACCCCCTGACGGGTCGGCTCAATCGTCGCATCCATATCGCAGACTGCTGGGGCGTGAGCGGCTCGAACCCCGATGGACGAGGCGTGGGCATCGCCGCGCCGCTCCTCGAGGTGTCGGCGCTCCCCGAAGAGGTGCGCGAGTTGTGGGGGCTTGTCGGGGTGCACCTGGCCACTGCCTACAGGCTTCGCCGCGGCGTCGAGGCGAATCGCGCGGAACCGGAAGCCGCCATCCTCGACCCGGGCGGCAAGCTCGTCCACGCCGAGGGCGACGCCGCCGACGGCGAAGCGCGCGAAGCGCTCGAGAGAGCCACCCGCCGCATCGACCGGGCCCGCTCGGGCCCCTTGCGCCACGAGCCCGCCGAAGCGCTCCCTATGTGGCGAGGTCTGGTCGAAGGCCGCTGGTCACTTGTCGACCGCTGGGACTCCGACGGCCGCCGCTACGTGGTCGCCCACCCGAACGATCCACACTTCGACGAACCCCAAAAGCTCACCGACCGCGAGCGTCAGGTCGTCGCCTACGCCTCGCAGGGCGACACGAACGCGCGTATCAGCTACTCGCTCGGCCTCGACGAGCCCACCGTCGAGGCGCTCCTGCACAGCGCGCTCGCCAAGCTCGGCTTCGACTCGCGCGAGCGGTTGGGGGAGCTGCGCCGGTTTTTCGAAGATCCGTCCTGA
- the argS gene encoding arginine--tRNA ligase, whose product MNQALPMRIQDIETRVAELKDQALEALEVPEEAIADINVETPPNPEMGDRGFPCFVLARHLRKAPPMIAKEVAAKLEEFVTDEDVIAEVRAVGPYVNVLFSKAKLARVVVGEALDDEHFGGETADEPKHWMFEYSAPNTNKPQHLGHVRNDLLGQSVATIADWAGHEVTRVNLINDRGIHICKSMLAYQKWGEGETPESAGIKGDHLVGKYYVLFNNKFIEEYEAWQQTDEAEARFGEWMAERDTDEDEDLDPQELRQKFFKAYKDDYFNRESKLGQQAKQMLLDWEAGDEEVVELWKTMNQWVFDGFDQTYERLGVEFDHVYYESNTYKLGKDIVLEGLEEGKFEKIEGGAIACDLEKVGLQGQKVLLRSDGTSVYMTQDIGTALERFREYDLDQMVYVVGNEQDYHFNVLFKILGLLKPELEGRLFHLSYGMVLLPEGKMKSREGKVVDADDLMDQMEKLAREAVVERWPDIDEDEVDTRAKAIGMAALKYYILDFNPRTTVNFDPKKSIDFQGRTGPYCLYSYARIQSIGRRIGGWPELDDKSRAACLEALGTDLEMALVRELQTWPKVAATAARDLDPSKVTEHMFNMCKSFSTLYNDDDHKIVDIDDEQRRDGLLYLAQAVAATLQKGLALLGIETLEEM is encoded by the coding sequence ATGAACCAGGCACTACCCATGCGCATCCAAGACATCGAAACCCGCGTCGCCGAGCTCAAAGACCAGGCCCTCGAGGCGCTGGAGGTCCCGGAAGAAGCCATCGCCGACATCAACGTCGAAACCCCGCCCAACCCCGAGATGGGCGACCGCGGGTTTCCGTGCTTCGTGCTCGCGCGCCATCTTAGAAAGGCGCCGCCGATGATCGCCAAGGAAGTCGCCGCCAAGCTCGAGGAGTTCGTCACCGACGAGGACGTCATCGCCGAGGTGCGCGCGGTCGGCCCGTACGTCAACGTGCTGTTCAGCAAGGCCAAGCTCGCCCGCGTGGTCGTGGGCGAGGCGCTCGACGACGAGCATTTCGGCGGCGAGACCGCCGACGAGCCGAAGCATTGGATGTTCGAGTACTCCGCGCCCAACACCAATAAGCCCCAGCATCTGGGCCACGTGCGCAACGACCTGCTCGGCCAGTCGGTCGCCACCATCGCCGACTGGGCCGGCCATGAGGTCACCCGCGTCAACCTGATCAACGACCGCGGCATCCACATCTGCAAGTCGATGCTCGCCTACCAGAAATGGGGCGAGGGGGAGACGCCGGAGAGCGCCGGGATCAAAGGCGACCACCTGGTGGGCAAATACTACGTGCTCTTCAACAACAAGTTCATCGAGGAGTACGAGGCCTGGCAGCAAACCGATGAGGCCGAGGCGCGCTTCGGGGAGTGGATGGCCGAGCGCGACACCGACGAAGATGAGGATCTCGACCCGCAAGAGCTCCGCCAGAAGTTCTTCAAGGCGTACAAAGACGACTACTTCAACCGCGAGAGCAAGCTCGGCCAGCAAGCCAAGCAGATGCTGCTCGACTGGGAGGCCGGCGACGAAGAGGTCGTCGAGCTGTGGAAGACGATGAACCAGTGGGTCTTCGACGGCTTCGACCAGACCTACGAGCGCCTGGGCGTCGAGTTCGATCACGTCTACTACGAGTCGAATACCTACAAGCTCGGCAAAGACATCGTGCTCGAGGGGCTCGAAGAGGGCAAATTCGAGAAGATCGAGGGCGGCGCCATCGCCTGCGACCTCGAGAAGGTCGGCCTGCAGGGCCAGAAGGTTTTGCTCCGAAGCGACGGTACCTCGGTCTACATGACCCAAGATATCGGCACCGCGCTCGAGCGCTTCCGCGAGTATGACCTCGACCAGATGGTCTACGTGGTGGGCAACGAGCAGGACTACCACTTCAACGTGCTCTTCAAGATCCTGGGGCTCTTGAAGCCCGAGCTCGAAGGCCGGCTCTTTCACCTGTCCTACGGCATGGTGCTCCTGCCCGAGGGCAAGATGAAGAGCCGCGAGGGCAAGGTCGTCGACGCCGACGACCTGATGGACCAGATGGAGAAGTTGGCGCGTGAGGCGGTCGTCGAGCGTTGGCCCGACATCGACGAAGACGAGGTCGACACCCGCGCCAAGGCCATCGGCATGGCCGCGCTCAAGTACTACATCCTCGACTTCAACCCGCGTACCACGGTCAACTTCGACCCCAAGAAGTCGATCGACTTCCAGGGCCGCACCGGCCCCTACTGCCTGTATAGCTACGCGCGCATCCAGTCCATCGGCCGGCGCATCGGCGGCTGGCCCGAGCTCGACGACAAGAGCCGCGCCGCCTGCCTGGAGGCGCTGGGCACCGACCTCGAGATGGCGCTCGTGCGCGAATTGCAGACGTGGCCCAAAGTCGCCGCCACCGCCGCGCGCGACCTCGACCCGAGCAAGGTCACCGAGCACATGTTCAACATGTGCAAGTCCTTCAGCACGCTCTACAACGACGACGACCACAAGATCGTCGACATCGACGACGAACAACGCCGCGACGGCCTGCTGTATTTGGCCCAGGCGGTCGCCGCGACGTTGCAGAAGGGCCTGGCGTTGTTGGGGATCGAGACGCTCGAGGAGATGTGA
- a CDS encoding sigma 54-interacting transcriptional regulator gives MTVRLRVTFEDKVREYAFDRATVSVGRGPFNDIVVAEASLGRVHGELEVRDDGLVFRTRASSTPTSIFRDGECTQSTDGETEDTLHFHAGDVVRMGEQPSVALEVVEVVRRPERNWATHAMPTGADASPSDTTGKLLFRLTRGIAYEPNIETFLRTCALFVGYVCDRMPDCIELSIPIEASPWRSDDHLLQAVSMDLDRPAEELSPVDVDGGYLQTRDPLPPFGPDAAAILDELRGLDCCVVVDDRGAEASVLVPFDYDGELAAVLDLSFPQGKVDELMEAVALAGALLKPIAAIVLGRDRQWRVYEGVVEENHYWRERQRRRYHFKDLIAESDSMREVYEKLNDFVGLDSPVLLHGEAGTGKALVARALHHMGPRKDAMLTSINCRELASDTLDFELFGSVANELSGDVEPRKGIFELAEGGTVFLEEVDQMSLLLQGKVLRMLREGELRRIGDAVARRVDVRVVASTHRDLSALVSQGRFRRDLYLVLSEHVLELPALSERQEDILPLARTFLRKFAARYDRPCRRICEPVQQKLRDHRWQGNVRELQAVIEAAVLKCDGEEVGVDDVAL, from the coding sequence ATGACCGTCCGACTGCGTGTCACCTTCGAGGATAAGGTTCGCGAGTATGCCTTCGACCGCGCGACGGTTTCTGTTGGGCGAGGTCCGTTCAACGACATCGTCGTCGCCGAGGCGAGCCTGGGCCGGGTGCACGGCGAGCTGGAGGTGCGCGACGACGGGCTGGTCTTTCGCACCCGCGCCAGCTCGACGCCCACGAGCATCTTTCGTGACGGCGAGTGCACGCAGTCGACCGACGGGGAGACCGAGGACACCCTGCATTTCCACGCCGGCGACGTGGTGCGCATGGGCGAGCAGCCGTCGGTGGCGCTCGAAGTCGTCGAGGTGGTGCGCCGGCCGGAGCGTAACTGGGCTACCCACGCCATGCCCACCGGCGCGGACGCCTCGCCGTCGGACACCACGGGAAAGCTGTTATTTCGGCTGACCCGCGGCATCGCCTACGAACCCAACATCGAGACTTTTTTGCGCACCTGCGCGCTCTTCGTGGGCTACGTGTGCGATCGCATGCCCGACTGCATCGAGCTGTCCATTCCCATCGAGGCGAGCCCGTGGCGCTCCGACGATCACCTGCTGCAAGCGGTCTCGATGGACCTCGACCGACCTGCCGAGGAGCTGTCGCCCGTCGATGTCGACGGCGGCTACCTGCAGACCCGCGACCCGCTGCCCCCCTTCGGGCCGGACGCGGCCGCCATCCTCGACGAGCTACGCGGCCTCGACTGCTGCGTGGTGGTCGACGACCGGGGCGCGGAGGCCAGTGTGCTCGTGCCATTCGACTACGACGGCGAGCTCGCCGCGGTGCTCGATCTGAGCTTTCCGCAAGGCAAGGTCGACGAGTTGATGGAGGCGGTGGCGCTGGCCGGCGCGCTGCTCAAGCCGATCGCGGCCATCGTGCTGGGGCGCGACCGCCAGTGGCGCGTCTACGAGGGCGTCGTCGAGGAGAACCACTACTGGCGCGAGCGCCAGCGACGCCGCTACCACTTCAAGGACCTCATCGCCGAGAGCGACTCGATGCGCGAGGTCTACGAGAAGCTCAACGACTTCGTCGGCCTCGACTCGCCGGTGCTGCTGCACGGCGAGGCGGGCACGGGCAAGGCGCTGGTGGCGCGCGCGCTGCATCATATGGGGCCGCGCAAAGACGCCATGCTTACCAGCATCAACTGCCGCGAGCTCGCCAGCGACACGCTCGACTTCGAGCTGTTCGGCAGCGTGGCCAACGAGTTGTCGGGTGATGTCGAGCCCCGAAAGGGCATCTTCGAGCTGGCCGAAGGGGGCACGGTCTTTTTGGAGGAGGTCGACCAGATGTCGCTCTTGCTGCAGGGCAAGGTGCTGCGCATGCTGCGCGAAGGCGAGCTGCGACGCATCGGCGACGCGGTCGCGCGACGCGTCGACGTGCGCGTGGTCGCCAGCACCCACCGCGACCTGTCCGCGCTCGTCAGCCAAGGCCGCTTCCGCCGCGACCTGTACCTGGTGCTGAGCGAGCACGTCCTCGAGCTACCGGCGCTCAGCGAGCGACAGGAGGACATCCTGCCGCTCGCCCGCACCTTCCTGCGCAAATTCGCCGCCCGCTACGACCGCCCCTGCAGGCGCATCTGCGAGCCAGTCCAGCAGAAGCTTCGTGATCACCGCTGGCAGGGCAACGTGCGCGAGCTGCAGGCGGTCATCGAGGCGGCGGTGCTCAAGTGCGATGGGGAAGAGGTTGGTGTGGATGATGTGGCGTTATGA